A stretch of Deinococcus gobiensis I-0 DNA encodes these proteins:
- a CDS encoding pyridoxamine 5'-phosphate oxidase family protein, translating into MPNLFTWQEGQIYLHTARYAGHFLTNVRFHPQVSFEVDEPGEVFPYGHIECDTSVSYRLVIVFGRIRIVEDLEEKTRFYQAFMAKYAPTDSWGREKDSLPRIDGTVVYAIAPELITGKEGRLPPLHERWPAQNHTASPGWRSNK; encoded by the coding sequence GTGCCCAATCTCTTTACTTGGCAGGAGGGGCAGATCTATCTCCACACGGCCCGTTACGCCGGCCACTTTCTGACCAACGTCCGCTTCCATCCCCAGGTCAGCTTCGAGGTGGACGAGCCTGGGGAGGTCTTTCCTTACGGCCACATTGAATGTGATACCTCGGTGTCTTACCGTTTGGTGATTGTCTTCGGACGAATTCGCATCGTGGAAGATCTGGAGGAGAAGACCCGGTTCTACCAGGCGTTCATGGCGAAGTACGCACCTACAGACTCCTGGGGTCGGGAGAAGGATTCGCTACCCCGGATTGACGGCACGGTGGTCTATGCCATCGCCCCGGAGCTCATCACGGGCAAGGAAGGACGTCTCCCACCCTTGCACGAACGGTGGCCGGCCCAGAACCACACGGCTTCTCCGGGCTGGCGCTCGAACAAGTGA
- a CDS encoding IS3 family transposase, with protein sequence MIADARSAHPEVSVRRLCELHGVSRSWFYQQQHGEEVDPDQALGDDIEAVVEEFVGYGYRRVTRELARRGRPANHKRVLRVMRERRLLCRPKRRYRATTNSNHSETRFPNLLREVVPIRPDQVWQADLTYVRVQQGFVYLACVLDGFTREVVGWSMSRFLDADLPLAALNNALAARCPAPGLLHHSDQGVQYASRVYVDRLRSAIITPSMSRTGNPYDNAKMESFYKTLKAEEVNLQEYVDLDDARRHIEFFIADLYNRRRLHSSLGYVPPAEFAARYTAAQT encoded by the coding sequence ATGATTGCGGATGCGCGCTCCGCGCATCCGGAGGTGTCGGTACGTCGTCTGTGTGAGCTGCATGGGGTGAGCCGCTCGTGGTTCTATCAACAGCAGCACGGAGAGGAGGTGGACCCCGACCAAGCCTTGGGAGACGACATTGAGGCCGTGGTAGAGGAGTTCGTCGGCTACGGATATCGGCGGGTGACCCGTGAGCTGGCTCGGCGAGGTCGCCCGGCCAACCACAAACGGGTGCTGCGCGTCATGCGGGAACGCCGCTTGCTGTGTCGCCCCAAACGTCGCTATCGGGCCACGACGAACTCGAACCACAGTGAGACGCGCTTTCCGAACCTGCTGCGCGAAGTCGTTCCGATACGACCGGATCAAGTGTGGCAGGCCGATCTGACGTATGTGCGGGTTCAGCAGGGCTTTGTCTACCTGGCCTGCGTTCTGGACGGCTTCACCCGGGAGGTGGTCGGCTGGTCCATGTCTAGGTTCCTCGACGCGGACTTGCCACTGGCGGCCTTGAACAACGCGCTGGCCGCGCGTTGTCCAGCCCCAGGGCTCCTGCATCATTCGGACCAGGGGGTGCAATATGCCAGCCGGGTGTACGTGGACCGCTTGCGGTCCGCGATCATCACGCCCAGCATGTCCAGAACGGGCAATCCCTACGACAACGCCAAGATGGAGAGCTTCTATAAGACCCTGAAGGCCGAGGAGGTCAATCTGCAAGAATACGTCGATCTGGACGACGCCCGGCGGCATATTGAATTCTTTATTGCGGACCTGTACAACCGCCGCCGACTGCACTCCAGCTTGGGGTACGTTCCACCCGCCGAGTTCGCCGCCCGCTACACTGCTGCTCAGACGTGA
- a CDS encoding transposase, whose amino-acid sequence MPGRIHSREFKLDIMNQVNGGQKTTAQLCREHALSPGLIHRWRKEVEVHGEAAFTDQAKPDPSLEQRLAELERFCGQLSLENTILKKSLATYRSRPGTK is encoded by the coding sequence ATGCCCGGACGCATCCACAGCCGCGAGTTTAAGCTCGACATCATGAACCAAGTCAACGGGGGTCAAAAGACGACCGCCCAGCTCTGTCGGGAACACGCCCTCTCGCCCGGCCTGATTCATCGTTGGCGCAAAGAGGTCGAGGTCCATGGGGAAGCGGCATTCACGGATCAGGCCAAACCTGACCCGTCGCTGGAACAGCGTCTTGCCGAGCTGGAGCGGTTCTGCGGGCAGTTGTCGCTGGAGAACACGATTCTAAAAAAGTCGTTGGCGACGTACCGCTCGAGACCAGGCACCAAATGA